In the genome of Cryptomeria japonica chromosome 8, Sugi_1.0, whole genome shotgun sequence, one region contains:
- the LOC131071300 gene encoding uncharacterized protein LOC131071300 codes for MGFRDIKVIEEEEEEFMKENTSQLPVNKIEGSYGSVEEYLETHFRLIREDLITPYRQAVRELRRRKSCNFNCKSLTDIQIYNSVKMVGMRAENSGMEYVLKFSGIEGHNYVDWANGKLLMYNSLLCISGDEFETFFWAVVSSRRPRDLHVENKIGVRGIDKLEAKFEYGVEYVMFESTSAFFEAYQHVLKVLQRKEMEKLVFLRHLVFVETEVGVPGYLVSSSGSGGGTGWVGEVENLAAGGSEMAANGWGEELMSIKNEGNDTDWAAGSNGTAVQGIDTVWGPWTNGSASDSGWGREETSVINEGTARGWEALINEIAGDDGWEGESASSARELMGTDQDGQSEKQAAGGNVRANDGWGGELDSIITEGTDTGCGVDAENCVWGNEDADWDHGQEANLAEGNGPHSEPELPGFLTADIDDSQEAAIRHGLSKKLAIIQGPAGTGKTFVGLFITEQLLASMKLNGPIIVVCYTNRALDQFLEGIYKYETSLVRLGTGSKSQVLQQCSLERFQRKFRIRLPKILGRAKVRLRCIQEEMTDKLNFHAKCMYAEHVTRKALVRVAKEEHMDSLFFCNYCPEDDIYQSWLVGNDKVHPTACLHSVVESKIENTTQNQSLKFEDIEDDPVSIGLFLEYGKIEDVWKLDALSRKKLDGYWLNQIKLHGQKAFWNLAPEYESLINEMVKTKSKIQQYVLRSAKILGMTTTVAARFFDILYSIKPQVMIVEEAAEVLEGQLLACLNPHIEHLILIGDHLQLRPSVASSQLALNYNFDVSLFERLVTNGIEYKTLQVQRRMRPAIAYLLTGFYPTVRDHRCVQTLDNVKGVLSNVYFLDHSNVESCMDISGSKFNHGEADLVVEFSLYLMNNCGYSSRDITILSMYRSQANEISQRFLQYFSRKKRVRDKDHMGDAPMVRSVDEFQGEESNIVILSLVIELEANGK; via the exons ATGGGTTTCAGAGACATAAAGGTgatagaggaggaggaggaagagtttATGAAGGAGAACACCAGTCAGCTTCCTGTGAACAAAATTGAAGGCAGTTATGGAAGTGTAGAAGAGTATCTGGAAACCCATTTCAGGCTTATCAGAGAAGACCTCATTACTCCTTATAGGCAGGCTGTGAGGGAGCTCAGAAGGAGAAAATCCTGCAATTTCAACTGCAAGTCGCTCACGGACATACAGATATATAACAGTGTGAAAATGGTGGGCATGAGAGCAGAAAATTCAG GAATGGAATATGTTTTGAAGTTCAGCGGCATAGAAGGACATAACTATGTGGATTGGGCCAATGGAAAATTGTTAATGTACAATTCCCTGCTTTGCATTTCTGGAGATGAGTTTGAGACGTTTTTCTGGGCCGTGGTTTCATCAAGAAGACCCAGGGATTTACATGTTGAGAATAAAATTGGGGTGAGAGGCATTGATAAGCTGGAGGCTAAATTTGAGTATGGAGTCGAATATGTTATGTTTGAGTCCACCAGTGCTTTTTTTGAGGCCTATCAGCATGTGTTGAAGGTGCTACAGAGGAAGGAAATGGAGAAGCTTGTTTTTTTGAGGCATCTTGTGTTTGTAGAGACTGAGGTTGGGGTGCCAGGGTATTTGGTGTCAAGCAGTGGCAGCGGAGGTGGTACTGGTTGGGTTGGGGAAGTGGAGAATTTGGCTGCAGGGGGCAGTGAGATGGCTGCCAATGGTTGGGGAGAGGAACTGATGTCTATAAAAAATGAAGGAAATGATACTGATTGGGCTGCAGGGAGCAATGGAACTGCTGTTCAAGGGATAGATACAGTTTGGGGACCATGGACCAATGGGAGTGCTAGTGATAGTGGCTGGGGAAGGGAAGAGACATCTGTGATTAATGAAGGAACAGCTAGAGGTTGGGAAGCATTGATCAATGAGATTGCTGGTGATGATGGCTGGGAAGGGGAATCGGCATCTTCTGCAAGAGAACTGATGGGTACAGATCAAGATGGACAATCCGAGAAACAAGCAGCTGGGGGAAATGTGAGGGCCAATGATGGTTGGGGAGGGGAATTGGATTCTATAATAACTGAAGGAACAGACACAGGATGTGGTGTAGATGCTGAGAATTGTGTTTGGGGTAATGAGGATGCTGATTGGGATCATGGTCAGGAGGCCAACCTTGCAGAAGGCAATGGCCCACATTCTGAACCAGAATTACCTGGGTTTCTCACTGCTGATATTGATGACAGTCAGGAGGCAGCAATCAGGCATGGACTCTCAAAGAAGCTAGCGATCATTCAGGGCCCAGCAGGCACTGGGAAAACATTCGTTGGTCTCTTCATCACAGAGCAATTGCTTGCCAGTATGAAGCTAAATGGTCCCATAATTGTGGTATGCTACACCAATAGGGCCTTGGATCAGTTCCTTGAAGGGATTTACAAGTATGAAACAAGCCTAGTTCGCCTTGGGACTGGAAGCAAGAGCCAGGTTTTGCAGCAATGCAGCCTAGAAAGGTTTCAAAGGAAATTCAGAATTCGGCTTCCAAAGATTCTTGGTCGTGCAAAAGTGAGGCTTAGATGTATTCAAGAAGAGATGACTGATAAATTAAACTTTCATGCGAAGTGTATGTATGCAGAGCATGTAACTAGGAAAGCTCTTGTTAGGGTTGCGAAAGAAGAACATATGGACAGTTTATTTTTTTGCAATTATTGTCCAGAGGATGACATTTACCAGTCATGGTTGGTTGGCAATGATAAGGTACACCCTACTGCTTGCCTGCACTCAGTTGTGGAGTCTAAAATTGAAAACACTACCCAGAATCAATCATTGAAGTTCGAAGATATTGAGGATGATCCTGTAAGTATTGGTTTATTTCTTGAGTATGGTAAAATTGAGGATGTATGGAAGTTGGATGCCCTTTCTAGGAAGAAATTAGATGGGTATTGGTTGAACCAAATTAAATTGCATGGGCAGAAAGCATTCTGGAATTTGGCTCCTGAATATGAATCTTTAATCAATGAAATGGTGAAGACAAAAAGCAAAATTCAACAATACGTATTAAGAAGTGCAAAAATCTTGGGCATGACCACTACTGTAGCAGcaaggttctttgatatattgtaCTCGATAAAACCACAGGTAATGATAGTAGAGGAAGCAGCAGAAGTCTTGGAAGGTCAGCTGTTAGCTTGCTTAAATCCTCACATTGAGCATCTAATTCTCATAGGAGATCACTTGCAGCTCCGACCTTCTGTTGCTTCCTCGCAACTTGCCCTTAATTACAACTTCGATGTTTCATTGTTTGAAAGATTGGTGACAAATGGAATTGAATATAAAACACTACAAGTACAGAGGAGAATGAGGCCTGCAATTGCTTATCTTCTCACAGGTTTTTATCCTACCGTTAGAGATCACAGATGTGTTCAAACCTTAGACAATGTTAAAGGGGTTCTGAGCAATGTGTATTTCCTGGATCATTCAAATGTAGAAAGTTGCATGGATATTTCAGGTAGCAAATTCAATCATGGGGAGGCTGATTTGGTGGTTGAGTTTTCTCTGTATCTAATGAACAATTGTGGCTATTCTTCAAGGGATATAACAATCCTTAGCATGTATAGATCTCAAGCTAATGAGATAAGTCAGCGTTTTTTGCAGTATTTTTCTAGAAAAAAGAGGGTCCGGGATAAAGACCACATGGGAGATGCACCAATGGTAAGATCTGTTGATGAGTTTCAGGGGGAAGAAAGTAACATTGTAATTCTTTCCTTG